CTAATGAGGAGACCTTTGCAAATGGATGGTTTCATTCTGGGGATCTTGCTGTGAAACATCCAGATGGgtatatagaaattaaagacAGATCAAAGGACATCATCATCTCTGGCGCTGAAAATATCAGCAGTGTGGAGGTAGAGAACTCTCTTTACTCGCATCCTGCAATACTGGAAGCAGCAGTGGTTGCAAGGGCAGATGAGAAATGGGGTGAGTCTCCTTGTGCTTTTGTCACATTAAAGCCAGGAGTAGATGATAGTAACCAACAACGTATAGCTGAGGATATATTAAGGTTCTGCAAGGCAAAGATGCCTGCTTATTGGGTTCCAAAATCCTTTGTGTTTGGACCCTTACCTAAGACGGCTACTGGGAAGATACAGAAGCACTTACTAAGGGCAAAGGCAAAAGAGATGGGACCTGTTAAGATGAGCAAGTTATAAATGATCATGACGAAAAAAGGTGCCAGTTATTTCAATTTGGGATTAAGATTCTGCTTGCTTGTCAGTCCAAATTcttatctataatatatatatatatatcagaaaGCTTTTATCTATGTTTCAAAAGTGGTTAATGAGACAGTGTCACTAAGGCATTTTGAAGTCAATAAATCCATTTTTGCTTCAATTATAGCTTacaacatgtttattttttttctttctcattgtGTGATGCAATTTGAGGTCAGGGATAATGTTCAAATAAGTCTTCCACAAACTCCAAGAATGAAGTTCCTGAAAATTGGACTGACAAGTAGTCCAGTATCTCGGCGATCATTTATTATTGGGTTTATGACATTTTATACTCAGACACTAGTTGAAACTTGGCATACAGAAAACACAAATTATGCAACTGCATAAATTAAGGTTGGACACACCGATGATAATCAGATTTAGACAGTGATAAATCTAACAATGGTTACAATTTGAACATTTGCAGCTAAATTATATAACTGCATAAATTAAGGTTGGACTTCCTTTATTCCTATGTTTGTTGGTTCtgtccaaaaataaataagactAAACAATACGTTAATATTGGTGAGCCTCGAAAACTTCATGGTTTTATTTGAGGCTACGTGTCTTTTGATACATACAATCTTTATCTCTTTAAAGAAGAGTCGGAACAAAAAAATTTTCGACTTTTCGCGTGGATTTCAATAATGTGTCAGAAGAGAAATGGGGTTTTCAAGACCACCATTTCATCAATACTGCTATATTTACTTTCTTATCTACCATGAATTCtgccattttattttattttttaatttatcaaaaagaTACTGCTGTTTTGTTTTACAGGttctaattttgtctttttctatcattttagaCATCCTATTTATGCAGTATCATTTTAAATAAGtcttttgtattataaatattttttattaggtcttttattatgaaaaaataaatcaatttagaCTTGACCGTTAGTTTCGTACTAACATAGTCAAATGAGATAGCACATTTGTggtctttttgaatttttgaattatttttaattttttaaaaataaaaaaaatgtcatataTCAAATTGATATTGTGTCACGTGATAATGACAGTGTAACATGACACTCATATTGTCTCGTGTCATTGTCAGGCCACATGTCATGGCATTAATCTTAAATTGGatctgtatttttattttgtctcaatttaatcttaattttaaaaattaaacaattttgtctctccttaaattcaaacaaaatttaaattgtatataaatcttaacaaatatttttattaaaattgatatttttattaaatatttttaataagtttaattatatttatatttacttaatcatataaatgttaataatgttatttaaatatatttataaaggtTTAAAAAATCAGTGATATAAAATGGTGGTGTGaatttttcaaatgatttaGTTCATTGaacaaattattaatgttaaatttcactctttttttaaaataaaaaaattgtagaaagTTTTCTTGATTTAAAGATCTTTAATTAAAGATAGTTTCTTCTTTCAtgatttttcatgaaaaatttCACTATGACAATTACTAAACAGTTTAGTGATTTAACTGTCGTTAAACTCCTTATCAGGATTCAAAAGGtttaaatttttcactttccttTATTGCACATGAACAATTCTTATTTTTCACCTCCCGTCGTCGATGCACAatcttcttttttgaaaaacagTTTTTACGTTCAATGCCTTTTTTGAACATCTCTAGTCTTCAATCTTTGTCGGACCACCAACATTGTCGTTCTCCGTTTTTGTCAAGGTTACCCACGTTTTTTTGCCAGCCTTATACTCTTACCTACCACCATTGTCATCTCCCACCTTGGATGTATGATTATTTAGATGTATGAGGTCGAGTGTTTTTTTCAATGGACGACCTTTTATTGACCATTTTTGAGTCCAATTCTTCATTGATGTTAATTGGGTTACTTGTCAAAGgttttttaatgtcaaaattaatttgattcaaataGCAAGACctacaattaatatataaccTACTACAGAACatctatttataggttttgacattgatttttgattaaaatcaatCTAATTATGATCCAAATATGATTAAGTCTTTAATCGGAATGGTTTTTCAAGTTGATCCATTTTTATCATGACCATTTGATTGCTATGAAGGCTTGACCATCAAATTATCCATTGATCAATCAGACCATATATACCAATGACTATATAAGCAAGATGTTAAACGATTTAAATAGATCAAACATAAACTTGAATCATGGATTGATATGTCAATAAGTATAACGCAGTTAGGTTAAGAGAATACGGTGCAACACATATAAAACGCACCCTCACACAGGATTAAAAATCACATTAAGAAAGACTAACTCAACATAAACTCAACTAAGAAAATATGAAGTTCAGTGTTGATATGATGGTATTATCTTCATCTCTCTCAGTTTCTCCACCCAAAATCTGATACTCTTAAAGGTATCAACATGACCAAAAAAACCATATTCTCTACTCTTGTTCATGCTAGATACATGTTGAAACTTAAACCTTACCACCGCTTGTAGGGCGTCAAAGCAGGTTATTTCCTCCAATACGGTGTTCTGAAGCTCGTATTTCTCCACGATCTCCTTCCAAACGCTACCCTTATCACGCATCAGCTCCACCAAATCAAACCTTTGCGTTTCGTCAAACGCCACAAACTCCACATCGAAAACTTCACACAGCAACTTCCACATGCTCTTCCACGTGAAAACGTCGCCGTTTGTGCAATTGAATGCCTCGTTTTTAGCTTCAGGGGAAACCGCAGCCCACACGTGCTGCTGCGCCAACACTCTGGCGTCGGTCATGTCACAGAAATGCTCCCACGTGTACTTCGTTCCGGGGTACCGAAACGCCAATCCCACGTGGCGACAAATCACAGCGTAGGTTGCTAGCGTAAGCAGGGAGTTGTATATACTCCTGGACGACGCTCCTATTATAATAGAGGAGCGGTGCACTGAGTACGTCAACGACGGCGTGTAGGATGCAAGGAGATCTTCTAGCGCGTAGTAGAAGTTGGGGTAAGGGAGCCTCGCCATGTTCTCGTGAAACGGTGGGTCGTGGGAGATGAGTTTGGTGGAGAGGAGTGGATCGTAAATTGGGCCCATGTAGTGTTTGGTGCCAGTTTGAACTGTTACATGGGCGAGCTTTGAAGATGTGCAAGATTTGAGGGCGCTGAGAACGTTGAGGAGCATGGTTTCGTTGATTCTCACGTTGGCTTCTTCATCTGCACGAACCTGCAAGCTTATCCAGAATAAGTGGGTGACTTCACTCGCAACCGGTGAAAGCTTGGCGCGCGTGTCGGAAGAGTCGACAGCGTCAAAAGTGATGAAATGGTCGACCGTGGAAGGAGGGAACCAACTGGGCGGGGGCCTGCGGGCGGCGCCGTAAACTTTCCATGGGCCTCCGGGACAGCTGGGCTCCTTCAGGGCTTGGGCTAGACTCAGCCCAGCCATCCCTGTGACACCAGCTACTAGTGCCACAAAAGTTTGGGATTCCATCACAGCTGTTCTCCTCACCAGGATAAGATAATTTTGTTTGGTGGCTGTGTGTTTGGAACAGTTATCGGTTGAATTTAAAGAACCAGATCGGGTTGCAACATGAATAatgttttttctctatttttggAATGTTGTTCCTAAGTTCATCCAAAAGTAACAAGttagatgaaacaaaaattggCGTTAACTTGGTTTATGCAGTATTATGATTAAAAGATGTTTGATATAACTGTTCCAACACACAACTCACTCATTGGATAGATGTTTGATATAACTAGACATGAGTGTCTGTATTTCCTTACATTCAACCCTACAAATCCATACAAATCCATAGAAAGAAACACATGGGTCACTCCTTCAATTCTCACCATGAAATAAAACACATCtggatttttattctaaaaaaaatatttaataccgaccaatcataaattacaacattatcaaaaaattatcaaaaaaatattaatttttttttttgtttttattcatcCTTAGAAGCGACTAAGCATTTATAGCAAAAACTTACTTACTTACCGTTTTAATAGCACACTTttgatgtatttttaataaaaaaaaatatttaacaactaTTTATTGATAAAGATTATACGGTTACttcgtttcaaatattcttttaaatataaatttaaataaatcaataaaatactaaataaaatagttGTCAATCATGATCCATCTTTAATTGATGGAATGACTCAAAGATAACCACTTGGGTGCGTCGGGCACAAGGCTCCAAATAATTAAGATGCAATTGTAGAAAAcctgtttatttcttttgtctaGTTATCTTTATAATATGGCTCTAATAATATCTAATGcatttaataaatgtatattgttaaaattaaaatttaatgatgatTGAGTAACGATAACTACTATATTTATCGTAttgctttatttatattaaaaaaagattaatcgagtttatttgataaaaaaactgggtagagaatattaaaaatgagtGGTGCTACAAgtgctttaattttattttcaattcttttgtttttattttttaattgcactaaatatttttaaatttttatttgattttacttctttcatttttgtaatttatcattttttataaataaagcgttttggttacgaataagatgaaaattaaaattaattttaatattatgtattgtatttttctttctttaaaatatttattcgttgggtatttttatttattgtcaaCTAAAAActattgtaatatattttttatttttaaagtatcaAATATTCAAGTCTcgtattgattttaatttaaagttatataaattaaaaataatagtgttAATGTGTGAAATTTAATTGAAGTTGCTCATggcaaataaaaaatagatgtAGTTCATAACATCTTTAAGATAACCTGAATTTATTTTCTCCAATAAAAGCTCATAGTAAAAAAATTTGCTTTTCACCAATTGCATCCATTTTTCAAGTACTTTTGTTACTTTTGTGCGTTATaggtttccaaaattttcaattatatgaaAACCAGATTTCCAAATTGAAAA
This genomic stretch from Vigna radiata var. radiata cultivar VC1973A chromosome 7, Vradiata_ver6, whole genome shotgun sequence harbors:
- the LOC106766992 gene encoding 3-oxo-Delta(4,5)-steroid 5-beta-reductase, which codes for MESQTFVALVAGVTGMAGLSLAQALKEPSCPGGPWKVYGAARRPPPSWFPPSTVDHFITFDAVDSSDTRAKLSPVASEVTHLFWISLQVRADEEANVRINETMLLNVLSALKSCTSSKLAHVTVQTGTKHYMGPIYDPLLSTKLISHDPPFHENMARLPYPNFYYALEDLLASYTPSLTYSVHRSSIIIGASSRSIYNSLLTLATYAVICRHVGLAFRYPGTKYTWEHFCDMTDARVLAQQHVWAAVSPEAKNEAFNCTNGDVFTWKSMWKLLCEVFDVEFVAFDETQRFDLVELMRDKGSVWKEIVEKYELQNTVLEEITCFDALQAVVRFKFQHVSSMNKSREYGFFGHVDTFKSIRFWVEKLREMKIIPSYQH